The sequence AGATTATCGGGCCTCCAAATACTATCTGGATAGCGCGCTCCAGCACTTCAAACCGACAGATGCCAGCTATTCGGCCTTGTCTTCCAAAAAAGAAATATTGGACAGGTACACTGCCAATTATGAATTATTAACGGAAAATGACAGTTTGTTGAGGCTTAGCCAAATGTCTCCAGAAGCGCAGGAAGAGGTTGCCGAAAACTACATTCGTGCCGAAGAGGAACGCTTAATCGCCGAAGCCCAAGCCAAAACCGAGCAAAAGAACTCGGGAATTTTTGATAACCTCTTGGCCTTTGGCGGCAACACTGCTGCTTCTACCTTTTATTTTGACAACCCTACGGCGGTGCAAAAAGGGGAAATAGAATTTTTCAGGAACTGGGGCAATCGAGCCTTGGAAGACAATTGGCGCCGTAAATCCAGTAGTTTTGGGAACACCGTCTCCTCCGTCCCCACCACAACGGACACCACCGCAACAAAGCAAATCAGCCAAGAAGACAGCATTCGAGGTATTCTTCCGAATAAAGAAGCCCTACTGGCCAATATCCCCAAAGACCAGGAAAAGCTGGCGCAGCTAAACGACCAGATGGAAGGAGCCAGACTTGAATTAGGCAAAGTGCTGTTTTTCGATCTTGATAAACCGGACTTGGCCAGGGAGTACCTTACCGACCTGCTCCAATTCCATCCTGATTCTGAGAAAAAATCCGAGGCCTATTACACTTTGTACTTAATCGAGAAAGAAACGGGCGGAAGCACCGCGTACTATGTCAGCAGGCTGAACAATGAATTCCCTGATTCTCCGTTTACAAAATCAGTGAACAATCCCCTCAGTGAAAATTCAGGCACTGCTGCCAATAAAACGGCTGAGGCAAACTATAAAAAGGCCTATCATGCATTCCAGTCAGGAGACTACAACACGGCCAAAAGCCTCACCCAAACCACGCTGGACAACTATCCATTAACCTCTGTAAGCGACAAGTTAATGCTCTTGGACATCATGTTGACAGGAAAACTGGCAGCTGCTGAGCGCTATCAGGAGCGACTTGAAGAGTATATTGAAAATTCGGAAAACCCAGAACTCACAAAAATGGCAAGAAATATGCTAGAAGCATTGACTGGGGAGAAAGCCGAAATGCAGATGACCACTTCCGACACCACTGCCGTCAGTGATTCCTTAAGTGTAACCAAAACGAAGGAAGCCGTTGCCTCGGATAGTTTGGATGTTGAAAAACAAATATATAAGTTAAACAAAGCGCAAACCCATATATTTATTTTGGCCATAGATCCAGAAGTGATCACCGAAACCAAAAATTTAAGTGCAGAATTAGAGAACTTTCACGATAAGAATTTCCAAGATTCAAGACTAAGGACAGGGAATCTTTCCTTTACCCGTAATCAATCGATATTGCTGGTCAGCCCATTTTCCAATGCCGAAAAAGCCATGGACTACAGAAGGAAGTTCTTAACAGAATTTAAGTACCAAGGATTACCTGAGGAATTAAAAAAGCGTAGTTTTGTAATTTCAATCCAAAACTTCCAACAGCTAAACAAAAGAAAAGACATTGCTGAATACGAGGCCTTCTTTAAGTCCTCCTATTGATACGAACATGAGTAATAAAAAAAACACCACAACATCCCGATCCATAGCAGGCAAGATCATCAAGGTTCTTTGGATCGCCCTTTTCGCAGGTCTTTTTGGCTTCGCTATCTTTGTATGGTCCGTAAGTGTGGACTTTTTAGGTCTCTATGGGGACCTGCCGGACTTTAAGACCTTAGAGAACCCTGACAATGAATTGGCATCTGAGCTCTATTCTGCCGATGGCGTGCTATTGGGGAAATATTACCGGGAGAACAGGTCTCCTGTTTCCTACAACGAACTCTCCAAAAACCTGATCAATGCATTGGTCGCCACTGAAGACATTCGCTTTGAAGACCATTCCGGGATCGATCCAAAAGGTTTGGCGAGGGTGCTTTTCAAAACCATACTGATGGGACAAAGGAGCGCAGGGGGTGGCAGTACACTCAGCCAGCAAACCGCCAAAAACCTCTTTAAAACCAGGGGAGAAGCCTCTCAAGGCACGTTAAGCAGCGTCCCAGGCCTGCGGATGCTCATCATCAAAACCAAAGAGTGGATCGTGGCCACCCAGCTCGAAAAAGCTTATACTAAGGATGAAATCCTTACCATGTACCTGAATACATCAGAGTTTGGCAGTAATGCTTTCGGCATAAAAACAGCTGCCAAGACCTTCTTCAACAAAGACCCCAAGGACCTTAATATTCAGGAGTCCGCAGTGTTGGTAGGACTCTTCAAAGCCCCTACCTATTACAGCCCTGTCTATAATCCCGAAAACTCCACCAGAAGAAGAAATACCGTACTCAACCAAATGCGCAAATACGATTACCTTAATCAGGCGCAATACGATAGCATTTCCCAATTGCCTATCGAGTTGGATTATAATGTGGAGAGCCATAACAGGGGACTGGCCACCTATTTTAGGGAAATTGTGAAGTCAGACTTGCTCAAATGGACCAAGGAAAACCTAAAAGCAGATGGAAAGCCCTATGACCTATATGGCGACGGGCTGCGGATCTACACCACCATTGACAGCCGACTGCAGAAATATGCGGAGGAATCTGTTGATGAGCACATGAGGGAACTACAAGCTAAATTTGTCTCTGAGCTACGGGGCAGGGAACCTTGGGTGGACAGCGACAACCGAGTCATCCCTAACTTCTTGGAGACCATGATCAAAAGGACCGAGGCCTACCGTGTATTGGTCAATAAATATGGCGCAGATTCCGATTCGGTTAAAATCAAACTGAATGAAAAGAAAAATATGAAAGTGTTTTCCTGGGAAAAAGGGGAAATCGACACGGTCATGAGCTCCATGGACTCCCTTCGCTATTATAAAACCTTTCTGCAAGCAGGCTTTGTCTCCATGGATCCCCATAGTGGGCACATCAAGGCATGGGTAGGTGGGCTAAACCACAAATACTTCAAGTATGACCATGTCCGTGAAGGTAAGCGTCAACCCGGCTCAACCTTTAAGCCTTTCGTGTACGCTGCAGCTATTGAAAATGGCTATAGCCCTTGCTACACCGTCGTGGACCAACCTGTGGAAGTAAACATCCCAGGACAGCCTGCTTGGAGCCCCAATAATGCAGACGGCAAATTCACTTACGAGAAAATGACGATCCGACAGGCCATGGCCCAATCCATCAATTCCATCACGGCCTATATGATGAAACAGATCAGCCCAGAAGTGGTCGTTGAAACAGCCCATAGACTTGGCATCACCAGTGACTTGGATCCTGTGCCTGCTTTGGCCTTAGGGACGAGTGATGTATCGATCCTGGAAATGGTAGGAGCCATGAGTACCTTTGCCAACAAAGGAGAACATATCAAGCCTTATTATATCGACCGCATAGAAGATAAAAATGGCAATGTCCTTCATCAGTTCCCTGCTCGAAAAACCCCCGCCATGAACGAAGAGGACGCATACCTGATGCTGCACATGCTTCAAGGTGGTTTCGAAGAACGGGGCGGGACCAGCCAAGGCGTGCCGATGCACCTTCGCGAAGGCAATGAACTTGGTGGCAAAACCGGCACCACGCAAAACGCCTCTGATGGATGGTATATTGGACTCAGTAAAGATTTGGTTTCCGGTGTTTGGGTAGGCGGTGATGACAGGGCTATCCACTTCAGAAGCTGGATCAGTGGCCAAGGTGCACGAACTGCTCGGCCGATCTGGGTGAAATACATGACCAAAGTATATGAAGATCCTACCTTGGGTATTACGAAAGGGACTTTTGAAAAACCTGAACAACCGCTGAGTGTGGAATTGGACTGCGAAGAATACCAAATCCAGACCGATGAATATACGGACTTTGATTATGATCAACGTAGCAACGATTTCTAAAGGGCTACAGTCCTAAGCAACGTTTGAAAGTTATAAAAACAGCTCGCCAAGGGAGCTGTTTTTTTTATATTTGTTTTATGCAAAGTCCTTCATACAGCCCTGAAGAATACCAAAAACTCCCTGATGTTCCGGGGGTCTACAAATATTACAATGAGGAAGATAAACTCATTTATGTAGGTAAAGCCAAGAGCCTCAAAAAGAGGGTGGCCAGCTATTTTGTAAAAAGCACCGGGCTCAACCTAAAAACCCGTAGGATGGTCAAGGAAATCAGGCGAATCGAATTTACCATTGTCAATTCAGAGTTTGATGCGCTGCTGTTAGAAAACAACTTGATCAAAAAAAACCAACCGCGCTATAACATCCTGCTAAAAGACGACAAAACCTATCCCTATTTACTCCTTACCAAAGAGCATTTCCCTCAATTATATCCCACCCGGAAACTCATTCCTTCCCGTGGCACCTACTTTGGACCCTTCGCCAGTGTAAAAGCCATGAACAATATACTGGAACTGATCAGAAGTTTGTTTACGATCAGGACCTGTAAATTGGACCTCAATCCTTATAAAATTGCGGAGCAGAAATATAAAGTTTGTTTGGAATATCACATTGGCAATTGCTTGGGTCCCTGTGAGGGGCTGCAAGGAGAACCGGACTACCTAAAAGACATCGATCAGGCAAAGCATATCCTGAAGGGCAATCTCGGCATCCCGAAGGCTTATTTCAAAAGCAAGATGCAAGAAGCTGCTGAAGACCTTGCTTTTGAAAAGGCACAACGGTTCAAGGACAAACTGGATCTCCTTGAGAAATACCAGGCCAAGTCACTGGTGACCAATCCTCATGTCACCGATCTGGACGTATTTGCCATTGTCTCTGCTGACAAATTTGCCTTCGTCAATTACCTGAACATCAAAAATGGAGCGATCAACATTACCAAAACAGTAGAGCTAAAGAAAAAGCTGGATGAAACCGAGCAAGAGCTGTTGCTGACCGCGATCTTCCGTCTAAAGGACCAATTCCAAAGTGATGCAAAGGAGATTCTCAGCAATATTGACCTTGATGATCCCATCGAAGGACTTCACCTCACAGTGCCTAAAATCGGCGATAAACGAAAGCTGGTAGAGCTCGCGCTGAAAAATGCCATGTACTATAAAAAGGAAAAAGCATTGCTCAGCGGGAAAGCTAAAGAAAAGAAAAACCGGGTAATTCTTCAGCTCCAAAAGGACCTATCCCTCAAAGAGGCTCCCGACCATATCGAGTGTTTTGACAACTCCAATATCCAAGGAGCTTACCCTGTGGCCAGCATGGTTTGCTTTATGGATGGGAAACCAGCCAAAAAGGAATACCGTCACTTCCACGTCAAAACAGTAGAAGGCCCTGATGACTTTGCCAGCATGACGGAGATCGTAGGGAGAAGGTACAAACGGCTCCTTAAGGAAAACAAACCACTCCCCAAGCTGATTGTCATTGATGGGGGAAAAGGACAACTCTCCGCTGCTGTGGAAGCGCTAAAAAGCCTTGATATTTATGGTCAGGTTCCCATCATTGGCATTGCCAAAAAGCTGGAGGAAATCTATTTCCCTGGAGATTCTTTTCCGCTGCACATCGATAAAAAATCGGAATCCCTTCGCCTGATTCAGCGGGTTCGGGATGAAGCCCACCGTTTTGCCATTACCTTTCACAGGGACATCAGAAGTAAGGATTCCTTTAAAACGGCCTTGGATACCATCGAAGGAATCGGTCCTTCTACCTCTAACAAACTCCTAAAACATTATAAATCCTTGAAAAAAATCCGGGAAGCTTCAGAAGAAGACCTTGCTCAGATCATTGGCAAGGATAAAGCAAGTCGGATCATCAACTTTATAAAGCAAGAAAGCAGGTAACGTTAATTACCTGCTTTCTTTTTTTTACTGCATTCGATTAGGCTAACCGCTGAGGTTCTTTTACCATTCCCAAAGGCTATTTTCAAATTCCAGCAAATCATACTCAAACTTCAGCCCATCCAAATACGCTTGCAGTTCGGGATTGGGATTCTCTGGATTGACCATGTCTGCAATCAAGGCATCGTCTGCATTGGAATACTTCCTGACCACGGACTTAAACAGCCTTAGGTCAAACGCCTGACTGTAGGACAAATCCTTAGAAGTATTTTGGAAATTGATCCATTTTGCTTCTGGATGATTTTTAAAATATTCGTAAAAGTCCTTGAAACGAATGTATGCAATGCTCTTCTCGCCTGCATTGGCATTGGTCTGAGAAGGCATCACCAGATGAATGTACTTCACATCAAATTTCACCTGCGAATGGTGCTTATCAAACAAGAAGTCTTCCTTAAAGTCCAAGTAATACAGGTTTTTCACGAAAATACTGTCCCCATTAGCGGACATCCAGAAGTTGTTCTGGAAATCTGCAATAGACAGTGGCTCGGTAAATTCCTCATCGGCAAACAACTCAAAAGCGTTTTCCTCTGTCACCGCCTTGTAGATACTGTACATGATGCCATTTCGTTTGGTATCTCCAGTACCGTACAGCGGGTGGTTGTACTTTTCACGAAGGTCTACCCTTCTCCATACCCCGATCTGATACATTTTATCATCCTCCCGAATGGGATGGGCAGAAAAAACGGTATCCACTTCAAACTGTCTATCTCCCGTGACCGAGGGATCCACACTTGTAGATCCTGTTTGGCCAAAAACCCGAGGGCTGACAGCCATCAATATCACCATCAGGAATGGAGCTATGTATTTCATTTCAATTCGTTTCATAACCATATGTTTTTCTTCTCAAAGAAAATACCGTCAACCACACTCCGATTACTTGATAGCAATCCGTTCAATATGGTTCACATTACTTTTAATCTTTTGACCTTGGAAGTTTGTACGCGTTACTTCGGTCACTTGAATTACCAAATTGTCACCGCTTCTGGCAGCGGCAAGTAATTGCCTGATCGCTACATCTTCACCATTAATGTTGACCTGTTCCCGAGGCACTTCATTTCTCAGAAGTTTTACTACACCTCCAGACACCTGAAACCTCGCGTCCTTCGGCATGGTCCTGCCAAAGGTAGGTTCCGGTACCGCTTTTATTTTAAGCTGAGAAGGCCCAGGAGCAGGAAAGGGAACGCTCATATCGATCTCCTTATCTCCATTATATGCCGCAATGGTCGGTGCCGGTACTGGACGGATATCATACGTAACCGTGCCGATTTTTGCGCCACCACTGCTTACGCCAATATTGACTTTTCCTGAATTGGCCGGGATAATGGTCACATCACCGGGATTACTGCCCTTGATCGCCTGACCATTGGTCACCGCGAATTCCGGGGCGTAACTGTTGCCCAATGCAGGAACTTTAATGCTCAGTTCGTTAGCACACTGTGCATATAGCTGCTGGATAGCTTCGGCTGTCACCTCGATGGTCGGATTGGCCACGAAGTATTCATAGTTCACATTCAAAAGACTATCCTTGCCATCAATGTTCACCACTACTTCACCTTCCAAGGTGCGCTTTGCCAAGCCTCTATCATCATAGCTATCTGCCGGACCAACAGGGAAGCTGATTTTACCAAATCCATTTTCCACCGGAATCTCTTTTCCGTTTACACTCATCTTAGGCTGAGCCGAAGAGGAGGCGGAAGCAATAAATAGGTTTCCTTCAAACTTGGTACCGGCTGCCACGATATTGGAATTGGCAGAGACCATGGGCTCGAAGATATCCGCTTTATAATAAAACGATCCCAAAGAACGGGTTAGTGCCCCCAGCGATTCTGACTCGATGTTGAGGACTTCATTTTGGTACTGGCTGATAATGGCCAAAACCGCTCCAATAGGGGATTTAACGAAATTCAGGTTCACAAAATCCTTGTACCTTACATCAGGATCATTTTTAAACATGTCAATTTCGTTGGCATCCTTAGCGATTTTTTCAAATTCCAAAGGAATTCCTACTCCACTCAATAATGCTCCAATCTCCTCTGGGTACCGGTTAAGACGCTCCTGCATCTCGTACCCTTTCTTGTTATTATTGAAGATATTCCCTGCTATATCCGTGTTTTTCAAGGCACTGTTTTTATACTGGCCTTCATCGTTCTTTGCATTGGACTGCGTGATCAGTTCCTGCTTAAGCCCCTCCAGATAAGAAAAGATTTCAGAAGTCTTTTCCCTGATCTGCTTGGCAGCTTCTACCTTGGGCAGGTCCTTTTCATTGTTGCCTTGCTGCTCTACCGTTCCTTCGATATTACTGACAATCGACGCGTTCTTTTCAATATAGTTCTTGGAAGTTCTTTCCAAACCATCATTCAGAAGAATGAACTTCTGCAATATCTGATTACTTACTTGTAGCGCCAAAAGAGCGGTCAGAACGAGATACATCATCCCGATCATCTTCTGCCTTGGCGTCTCTTTTCCACCGGCCATATATATCCAGTTAAATTATTAGTCCTACAATAAATTTAATTACCCTTTCATGGCGGTAAGCATACCACCATAAATGTTGTTGAGTGAGCTAACGTTTTTGTTTAGCTTAGCCAGTTCAGCCTTGAATGTTTCAGTTTCCTTGCCTGCTTCATTCAATCCCTCCATGGCTGCGGTAACGTTAGAATAAAATTTATTGAGCACTTTAACATGACTGTTTGCATCTTGCAATTCCATCTCGTACACTGCATTCAGTGCGGATAAATTTTGTGTCACAGATACTACCTGATCCCTGTAATCCTTTGCTTCTTGGGAGGCATTGGACATTTCTGAAAGGGCAGCAGCTGTTTTGCTATAAGACTGGTTGATGTCGACCAATGTTTTGGAGGCTACTTTCACATTCTCCGCATATTCATTGGTAGCCAAAGCAGCATCTGCCACGGTTCCCATCTTTTGGGTGGAATCTGCGAGGTTTTTAAGGCCTTTTCCAAGGTTATCGATAAGGTCAGGGCCGATATTGGCATCTTCCAACATTTTATCCAGTTTTTGGGCGGTCTGGTCACCGGAGGTTTGAACGGCAGCCCTTGCTTTGCGCGGTGCTATTGGGGCCGACTCATCTGCCAGTTCAGGATAAACCCTGCTCCAGTCCACTTCTTCGGTTTTTGGTTCGAAAGCAGATAGAAAGAAAATTGCAGCTTCCGTGGATAATCCCACGCCGATCATTAGAGAAGCACCCTCCCAATCCAGAATCTTGAACATCGCTCCCAAGATCACGACAGCGGCACCGATCCCATAAATTTTTGGCATAATTGATCCATAAAATTTGTGGGCAAAAGAAGTTTCTTTGTGTTTAGCCATAGGTAGTAAAAGTATGGTTTGTTAAATTAATGTGTTAAGTGTGTGTGTATGTGTTTATTTGATTAGCGTCTTCTGGTGGCCCGGACATCCATGGATCCTGAACGACCGATAAAGGTCATTACCGTCCTGAAGCCAATATGGGCTGTCTTGACATCTTGGTATTCGTAAGTACGGGTGCTGGTCTCTAAATAGTGTGCGATATCCTTCCAAGAACCTCCACGAACGACTTTTCTTGATTCATTTTCATCCTCGTATTTTGGATCCAAATCCCAGGTCAGGGCACTTCCTGCTGGGTTATAAGCATCTTCCACCCACTCGGACACATTTCCTGCCATGTTATAAATGCCGAAGTTATTTGGTGCATAAGCATCCACCGGCGCGGTATACGCAAAACCATCATCGATGTAATTCCCCCTACCGGGCTTGAAGTTTGCCATTAAGCAACCTCTTCTGTTTTTTAAGTATGGTCCACCCCAAGGATATTTGGCGATTTCCTTACCTCCTTTAGCGGCATATTCCCACTCTGCTTCAGATGGCAACCGGAACCTTGGCATGTCATATTCAGATTTATCATTGGCATTCATATGATAAGTCTTCCACTCACAGAATTTTTTGGCCTGCTCCCAGCTGATCCCCACTACAGGATAATCGTCAAAAGCCGGGTGCTCAAAATAGTACTCCATCAAAGGGTCACCATAGTGATGGGTAAAGCTCTGTGACCATACAGTAGTATCCGGTACCAATTCATCAATATTAAATTGCGGTGGGTCTTTCAGCGTGGTAGGAGTAGACAGGGCCAACTCTCCCATTCTGACGGCCTCCAAAAATTGACGGTATTTGTTATTGGACACTTCATACTTGTCCATATAAAATTCAGATATCGTAACCTGTTTGTTCAGGGAGGATTTACTGACAGCAATATCTTCATCTGCCTGGCCCATCCAGAATGTCCCTGCCTTTACAGGGACCATTTCATGGGGAAGGGTCTGTTGCCACCCTGACCGATCAGGTACACCGGTAACCTCTCCAGACCTGTTGGCCTTTTCGCTAGCAGAACCCTTGCTACCAAATAGGCCACAACCCTGCAAAAGTGCCATGGAAAGTAGCATCACGACCCCTGTCAAAAATCGTGAGTTCATTTTCTTGTACATATAAGACAATTTTGTTGACAATTCTTTAATTCTTCGATTAACGTGTATTTACCAAGATCGAAATTTAAGAGAAAATACCAAAACATTGCAAAAAATCGGACAAAATTAACGGTTATTTAAAACCGAAATCTTGGCGTTCGTTGTATGATACTTTCTATTTTTTTCGTTACGGCTGGTAAATTATACGTTAACATAAACTCATGAGAGGTCGGAGCTTTCGCTTCGTTTCCACCCATTACCAAATCAAATGCATACCCTATTCTTAGGGATTTATCTCTTAACAATTTATACCCCATCAAAACAGATAAAGACTCTTCCCCTCTGTAGGCCACCCCTCCACTCAAACGATCATCATATGTCGCTATAACGCTCACATCATAGGAAAAATTATTGAACCCCGCACTTTTTAACAAGATACTTGGGTCAAATGTCACTTGTGCAAAAGTCCTTATCTTATACCCCACCATCAAATAACTGTGGTTGACCAGTTGGTTATCGAAGGAATTTTCTCCAAAATCAAATGTCGGCTCATTGATGTGCCGGCTGCTGAGGGCCAAGTAATACTTCGGGGCTTCATAAAGAATCCCTGCACCGACATTGGCGCTCATCTGACTTTCATTGCCGCTAGAAGGAATAGTCGGGTCCGGATTCACCACATCGATCTCATCGTATTTAATGGTATTGGAAAACATGCCTCCAGAAACACCAAAACTCAGGACACCCCTTCTAATTTTTTTATGGTACGCCAAGGATATATTCGCCTCTTGGCTGGTAGCAGGCCCAATGTCATCATTGGTGAAGGATACTCCCCAGCCGATCGCCGTACCGGGAATCCTTCCAGAGGCCGTTACCAATTGGGTCGTCGGGGCGCCACCATTCCCGGATGATGTCGTGTACCCTAGCCATTGGCTTCTGTGCAGGGCAGAAAATCGATACCCTGTATGATTTCCCGAAAAGGCAGGATTATAAAACAGTCCATTGTACATGTACTGTGAAAACTGGGCATCTTGCTGTGCATAAACCACCGAAGGGCAAATCCCTCCGATGAGTACTCCTGAAAAAAATATAAAACAAAGGTAAATTCTCTTTTTCATGCGCTTCAAAAGTATATTGAATCAATATGACTAGTCTACACAATTATAATCGAATTTACCTTATAAATGTTGGGAATTTTTAGATGTTATTCACTTTTTTTATGTACAATTCAAGCGCTCCTGTCATACTTGGCGCATTTGGCATGGGTGCCTCAATGTCCAAAATCAGGTTTTGGTCCTTTACACTCTTGGAAGTGGTAGGCCCAAAAGCCGCTATCCTTGTCGCCCCTTGGTCAAAATCCGGAAAATTATGTATCAATGATTTGATGCCTGATGGGCTGTAAAAAGCCAGGATATCATACTTGATATCTTTCAGGTCCGACAAATCCGCCGCTACGGTATGGTAAATAACGGCTTCTGTAAATTCGATATTGGCCTTGGCCAAGTAATCCGGAATATCATTTTTACGGATATCTGAACAAGGAAAAAGGTACTTTTCGCCCTTATGCTTCTTGAAGTAATCAAACAAATCCGCCGCTGTCCTTACACCGACAAACAACTTGCGTTTTCTGATCACGATGTACTTCTGAAGATAATGAGCTGTCTGCTCTGAAATACAAAAGTACTTCATGTCAGCAGGCATTTCAATTTTGAGTTCCTGGCAAATCTTAAAGAAATGATCGATAGCATTCCGGCTTGTAAAAATAACGGCCGTATGCTTAAGAATATCGATTTTTTGCTTTCTAAACTCTCGGATAGAAACAGGTTCTACCTGTATAAAAGGCCTGAAATCAATTTTCAGATTGTATTTCTCGGCCAACTGAAAATAAGGAGACTTGGCATCTGAGGGTCGAGGCTGAGAAACCAAAATACTCTTCACCGGCCGAAATCTGTCCTTGGTAGATTTTGTCATATGCTCTTTTTCTTCTTTTGTTTTCTCTGGTATTTTTCCCGTTTAGCCAATGATCAATTTAACGATCACTAAAAAGGGAACCAATTCCGAACTGCAAAGGTAAGAAAATAAATGGTAACTTTTAAAAGGGACTTTTTTTAACATTAAGTAAAACAGTCTAAATATTCCCACCAAATAAACCACCAAAAAAGCACAAATGGCATAATTCATCATTTCGTCCATTGCGGTGTATCCCTGAAGGTAAAATCCCATGATGACAACATACAAAATCAACAACACCAACATCAAACTCTTTACCATATAGAAAAACTGACTAAAATCAATTTTATCCAAATGATAAACCATCGCAAAAATCTTAATCCAAAGATATTTTAAAAAGGACATCACCATAAAAATCATGGCGCCTGAGAGCCATATCAATAGCAAGGCATTGAGCCCTTCACCAAAATACTCCGACAATAGACCAATGCCTGCAAAATGCAAAAAGGAAAACGCAAACAACGACATGAGCATACTGAATACCAACATGTAAAAAATCACATCGGATGAAAACAGCTTCATCCCCCCACTGCTGTCGGAAAACTCCTCTTGAAACAGGGACACAGGCCTCAATGCCGACTGGAACACCATCGGATAAGTCACCTTAAACAACGCGACCAACGCCAATACCACGACAAAGGCCAAAATCAAAAAATCCTTTACCGGATCCTTTTCCCTTAACTGCTCGACAGCAGCATCTTTTCCTTCTTTCACAGGCTCACCCTGTGTAAAAACTCCTTTCTTAATGGACACTTCTCCATCTGCCACCCCTTTCTTGTACACCCTCATCGGAATACTTTTGGCATTTTCGCCAATGGCGGCTTTTAGCTGCGCTATCGGAATGATAAAACTCGTGTCTGAAGAAGCATAAAGCCATAATTTCTCCCCTAGGAAAACAGCA comes from Echinicola vietnamensis DSM 17526 and encodes:
- a CDS encoding PorP/SprF family type IX secretion system membrane protein, with the protein product MKKRIYLCFIFFSGVLIGGICPSVVYAQQDAQFSQYMYNGLFYNPAFSGNHTGYRFSALHRSQWLGYTTSSGNGGAPTTQLVTASGRIPGTAIGWGVSFTNDDIGPATSQEANISLAYHKKIRRGVLSFGVSGGMFSNTIKYDEIDVVNPDPTIPSSGNESQMSANVGAGILYEAPKYYLALSSRHINEPTFDFGENSFDNQLVNHSYLMVGYKIRTFAQVTFDPSILLKSAGFNNFSYDVSVIATYDDRLSGGVAYRGEESLSVLMGYKLLRDKSLRIGYAFDLVMGGNEAKAPTSHEFMLTYNLPAVTKKIESIIQRTPRFRF
- a CDS encoding DUF4271 domain-containing protein, giving the protein MKNSFKKLSVAFVMVLFMGTLQAQVLENYNPKIVIEHKYELVPSPVMAKVSLNLKDYPMASFQLEFPEQAAVFLGEKLWLYASSDTSFIIPIAQLKAAIGENAKSIPMRVYKKGVADGEVSIKKGVFTQGEPVKEGKDAAVEQLREKDPVKDFLILAFVVVLALVALFKVTYPMVFQSALRPVSLFQEEFSDSSGGMKLFSSDVIFYMLVFSMLMSLFAFSFLHFAGIGLLSEYFGEGLNALLLIWLSGAMIFMVMSFLKYLWIKIFAMVYHLDKIDFSQFFYMVKSLMLVLLILYVVIMGFYLQGYTAMDEMMNYAICAFLVVYLVGIFRLFYLMLKKVPFKSYHLFSYLCSSELVPFLVIVKLIIG
- a CDS encoding uroporphyrinogen-III synthase yields the protein MTKSTKDRFRPVKSILVSQPRPSDAKSPYFQLAEKYNLKIDFRPFIQVEPVSIREFRKQKIDILKHTAVIFTSRNAIDHFFKICQELKIEMPADMKYFCISEQTAHYLQKYIVIRKRKLFVGVRTAADLFDYFKKHKGEKYLFPCSDIRKNDIPDYLAKANIEFTEAVIYHTVAADLSDLKDIKYDILAFYSPSGIKSLIHNFPDFDQGATRIAAFGPTTSKSVKDQNLILDIEAPMPNAPSMTGALELYIKKVNNI
- the gldL gene encoding gliding motility protein GldL, whose protein sequence is MAKHKETSFAHKFYGSIMPKIYGIGAAVVILGAMFKILDWEGASLMIGVGLSTEAAIFFLSAFEPKTEEVDWSRVYPELADESAPIAPRKARAAVQTSGDQTAQKLDKMLEDANIGPDLIDNLGKGLKNLADSTQKMGTVADAALATNEYAENVKVASKTLVDINQSYSKTAAALSEMSNASQEAKDYRDQVVSVTQNLSALNAVYEMELQDANSHVKVLNKFYSNVTAAMEGLNEAGKETETFKAELAKLNKNVSSLNNIYGGMLTAMKG
- the gldK gene encoding gliding motility lipoprotein GldK; amino-acid sequence: MYKKMNSRFLTGVVMLLSMALLQGCGLFGSKGSASEKANRSGEVTGVPDRSGWQQTLPHEMVPVKAGTFWMGQADEDIAVSKSSLNKQVTISEFYMDKYEVSNNKYRQFLEAVRMGELALSTPTTLKDPPQFNIDELVPDTTVWSQSFTHHYGDPLMEYYFEHPAFDDYPVVGISWEQAKKFCEWKTYHMNANDKSEYDMPRFRLPSEAEWEYAAKGGKEIAKYPWGGPYLKNRRGCLMANFKPGRGNYIDDGFAYTAPVDAYAPNNFGIYNMAGNVSEWVEDAYNPAGSALTWDLDPKYEDENESRKVVRGGSWKDIAHYLETSTRTYEYQDVKTAHIGFRTVMTFIGRSGSMDVRATRRR
- the gldM gene encoding gliding motility protein GldM; this translates as MAGGKETPRQKMIGMMYLVLTALLALQVSNQILQKFILLNDGLERTSKNYIEKNASIVSNIEGTVEQQGNNEKDLPKVEAAKQIREKTSEIFSYLEGLKQELITQSNAKNDEGQYKNSALKNTDIAGNIFNNNKKGYEMQERLNRYPEEIGALLSGVGIPLEFEKIAKDANEIDMFKNDPDVRYKDFVNLNFVKSPIGAVLAIISQYQNEVLNIESESLGALTRSLGSFYYKADIFEPMVSANSNIVAAGTKFEGNLFIASASSSAQPKMSVNGKEIPVENGFGKISFPVGPADSYDDRGLAKRTLEGEVVVNIDGKDSLLNVNYEYFVANPTIEVTAEAIQQLYAQCANELSIKVPALGNSYAPEFAVTNGQAIKGSNPGDVTIIPANSGKVNIGVSSGGAKIGTVTYDIRPVPAPTIAAYNGDKEIDMSVPFPAPGPSQLKIKAVPEPTFGRTMPKDARFQVSGGVVKLLRNEVPREQVNINGEDVAIRQLLAAARSGDNLVIQVTEVTRTNFQGQKIKSNVNHIERIAIK